Part of the Paenarthrobacter sp. JL.01a genome is shown below.
TTAAGCACCACTTCTCGTCGCGCCCGATTGCGGGCATAGATGTGCAGAAGATTGCTTCTCGAACGGAGGATTTCTCCGGTGCCGACCTCGAACATGTCGTCACGTCTGCCGCCGAGAAGGCGATGACGGAGTCGCTTCGAAGAGGTTCGGTCCAGGCTATTTCAATGTCCCACGTAAACGAGGCTCTCAAGGAGATCCGGCCCTCGACGCGTCAATGGCTCCAGATGGCCAGGAACGTTGTCGAATTTGGCAACACCAGCGGAGCCTATGACGACTTGGGCCTCTACCTTCGTTTCCGAAAGATGATCTAACGTGGCAGGCGTTGATGTGGTCATTGAACGATCCGAGGCTTTCCTCCTGACCGGTCGAAATGAACGTGCCCTGGCCATGTTGATGGAAGCGACGGCCTCCGCGCCTGATAACGCTGACTTGCACGGTCAGTTGTCGCGCGTGTTTGCTTCGGCCAAGGACTGGAAAGCCGCATTGGAGTCAGCCCAACGCGCGCTGGACCTTGAGCCGGAGGAGCCGTGGTGGTGGTTGCGTCTCAGCGGCGCGCTGGTCGGGAATGGCGATCTGCAAAATGCTGAGGCAGCCATCCGATGGGGCTTGAACATCGCCGGTGGCGAGTGGATTCCAGGGCTCTATATGCTTGGCTGCATTCTCTACGACCAGGCAGGGCCAGAACAGTTGGCTGAAGCTGAGCAATTGTTCGTCAAGGTTGTGGAGCTCTCGCCGGAAAACGCGGACTACCGTTACATGCTCGCGAATGCTTTGATCGCGCGTGAAAAGGGTCTTGCTGCAGAGCAGCAGATCGAAGCAGGACTCGAGATCGATCCGTTCCACACGAACCTGCTCCTCATGCGGGCAACGAACCCGTCTCGGCCGGCTGACGGTCGCGTTGAATCGCTGCTGGGTGTTCTCCAACTCAATCCCAACGAGGCGCGGGCCAGGGCATCCTTGGAAAGCGAATACTTCCGGATCCGGGTACGGCGGCACACTGCGTGGTGGCTTTTGGCCGTCGCTGATGCGGCTCTGCTGTTATGGGTTCCCCAAGTTTTCTACGTGCTTTTGGTGCCTTTTCTTTGGGTGAGTCTCTTTTTCGTAGCCTTGGTCAACAGTGACGCACGAAAAGCTCTGCCCAAGGGCTACGCACGGCGGATGGATCGTAAATATGCTGCCGCAACCTGGACAGGGCGGCTCTCGATAGCCGCGGCGTTGTGCGTTCCAATAGTGGTGCTCGCACTCTATGGCGAGCATGGCAGCGTTGCCGCAAACATCGTAGTGTCCATTCTGCTGGTGGCATCGGCCGTGGTCTATTCCGTTTATCGATGGCTCGTGATCCGGGCACGCCATACTTCGCTGTCACCTGAACGGGAACCTACGGAGTTACGGAATCTACTGGCGGCAGCGGACGGAACCAATGGCGCCTGGTACGTGCTCTTCATTGCGTTCGCCCTTACAAGACTCGGCTTCCATGGGCCCCAGCCGGCGGCCACTGGAGTGTTGCTGCTTACAGCGGGCCTTGGTTCGGCCTGGTGGTGGATTGCGTGGAACATGGTGTTGCCCCCTCACAAGTTGGCCCGTGACACGAATGGCGGCACCCGTAGAGCGTGGCAACTTGCATTGATGACGCTACTGGTCCTGGGAATGATCGTGGCCGGGGTGGTCATCGTCGCAAGCCACGACTTCGTGGTGATTCCTAACTACTCGCGTCCTTAAGCCCCGGGACTAATTCCGCCACCCGTACCGTTACCCCCTGTGGGGCTTGCCCCAGGGAACGAACGTAACGAGCTGACGACGGGGAACGAGACATATGACTACAGAAACTGCCGACGGCGTTGGGTTCCGTTCCAAGCGTGGCCCCATCCTCATTGCCCTGATGCTGTCCACGGGCCTGGTGGCGATCGATTCAACCATCGTTGCAACGGCCGTGCCATCCATCGTTGAGGACATCGGCGGTTTCAGTTCGTTCCCGTGGCTCTTCTCGGCGTACCTGTTGGCGCAGGCCGTGTCGGTCCCCATCTACGCCAAGCTTTCGGACATGCTGGGCCGCAAGCCGCTCATCTTGAGCGGAATTGGCCTGTTCCTGTTGGGATCCATCCTGTGTGGGCTGGCGTGGAGCATGCCTGCGCTTATTGCTTTCCGTGTGCTTCAGGGCCTCGGCGCAGGTGCGGTGCAGCCGGTATCCATCACCATCGCCGGTGACATCTACACCCTTGCCGAACGCGCCAAGGTGCAGGGCTACCTGGCCAGTGTGTGGGCCATTTCCTCCGTGGTGGGGCCAACCCTGGGTGGTGTCTTTGCCTCCTTGGGGATCTGGCGGTGGATCTTCCTGATCAACATTCCGCTGTGCTTCCTGGCTGGTTGGATGCTGGTGCGAACGTTCCACGAAAACGTCGAGCGCGCCAAGCACCGGATCGATTACCTGGGAGCGTCCCTGTTGACGGTCTCCTTGAGCCTGCTGATCCTCGGAGCGCTGGAGGGCGGCCAAGCCTGGGCCTGGAACTCGCCCGTGAGTATTGCTGTCTTCGCAGTGGGTGCATTGTTGTTCGGTGCTTTCGTGCTTGCCGAGCGCAGGGCTGCGGAGCCGATTTTGCCGGCGTGGGTGGTCTCGAGGCGGCTCCTGGCAACCACAGCTTTGATCTCCTTCGGCGTGGGCGCAGTGATGCTGGGCCTGACCTCGTACGTCCCAACGTTCCTTGAAGGAGCGCTGAAGACCTCTCCGATTCTTGCCGGCCTTGCCTTGGCGGCCCTGACCTTGGGCTGGCCGATCAGCGCCTCCCAGGCTGGCCGGTTCTACCTCCGGATCGGGTTCAAGCGGACGGCCTTGATCGGGATCTCCATCTCGGTGGCCGGCGCGGCGGTGCTGGCGTTCACGGCGTCCTCGCCCAACGTCGTCTGGGTGGCGTTGTCTTGCTTCGTTGTGGGTTTGGGCCTGGGGTTGGTTGCCACTCCCAGCCTCATCGCTGCCCAGTCGAGCGTGGAATGGAACGAGCGCGGTGTAGTGACGGGAACCAACCTCTTCGCCCGGTCGATCGGCAGCGCACTGGGCGTGGCGGTTTTCGGCGCGATTGCGAATGCCATCTACGCTGGCGGCCCGAGTGGCGGCGCCGATCCGCAAACCACGGTGAACGCCTCGGGCGCGGTGTTCGTGGCGGTGCTGATCAGCGCCGTGCTCACGGTGGTGGCGGTGATCGCGATGCCTGGTGCGAAGCGAACGGACACCAACACACCAGCTGACGCAAAGGCCACCTCGGGAGCTGTGGAGGACTAGTCTCGAACGCATGGATGAACTGATCACCGGCACTCTGGACAAGCTCTTCGAAGGCACAGTATGGGCCGAAGGGCCGGTCTGGATCCCGGGATCGCAAACGGTTCGCTGGAGCGACATTCCCAACAACCGCATCCTGGAGTTCAGCCCAACCACAGGCGCGACGCGTGAGTACGCCACCGGCGTCGAGTACACCAACGGCCGCACGCTCGACCACGACGGCAGCGTGGTGCAGTGCAGCCACGGCCGCCGACGCGTCGAACGGGATCACGACGGCGATGTCACGCCTATCGTCGACTCGTTCGGTGAGCATCGCCTCAACTCGCCCAACGACGTGGTGGTCGCCGGCGATGGCACGGTGTGGTTCACCGACCCTCCTTATGGCATCCTTCCCGGCACGGTGGAAGGCCACGAGGGAGATCAGGAATACGGTGGCTGCTACGTCTTCCGGTTTGACCCCGCCACCGGGGAGCTGAGGCCGGTGATCACAGACCTGGTCCATCCCAATGGCTTGGCTTTTTCCCCGGACGAATCGCTGCTGTACGTATCGGACACGGCCGGTCCTTCGCATGGCGTCCCGTTGCGGATGGCCGTGTATCCGGTGAAGGACGGTGCGTGCGGCTCCGGAACCACCTTCGTGGAACTCGAGGATGACAGGGCCTCGGACGGTTTCCGCGTAGACGTCGAGGGTCGCTTGTGGACTTCGGCAGGTGCGTCCGTGCGGGTTTACGCGCCCGACGGCGGCCTGCTGGCCGCCGTCGAACTTCCGGAAAGAGTCTCGAATCTTTGTTTCGGCGGCCCCGATGGCCATGACCTCTACATCACTGCCACGTCGTCCTTGTACCGACTGCGGACGGCGACGCGGGACGCCGTGTGGGCGCGCTGACGGGAGCATCCCCGAATTTGTAAGGCTGCTGTGGTTCTGGCCCGTGGTTCGCTACGCTGGATCAAAGGCGTCACCATTGCTACCCAGGGGAGTGAACGTGTCAGGACCCAATCCGGACCCGTACGAGGACAAGATCACAGGACTGGAGCCGGGCGGGGGAGTGCCTCCGGGCGAGACCCCGCCGGGAGAATCATCCACGGCCGGACCGCAGGGCCACGACGAGGGCGGGCCGCGTAAGGGCAGCCAGATTTTGTGGATGTCGGTCATCGGCGTCTTCGTCTTGCTCTCCATGCTCTACTTCATCGGGTACATCGTGGGCTTCTTCGACTAAGGCAGCAGATAGACAGGCACAGGAATAGCCGGGCGCAACTGGAAGTTGGCACTCACATGAAGGCAATCACTTACAGCAAATACGGAAACCCGGATGTCCTGGAAATCACCGAGCAGCCGATGCCCAAGGTCGGCCCTGGCATGGTGCTGGTCAAGGTCAAGACCGCATCAGTAAATCCGGTGGATTGGAAGATCATGGCCGGGTACCTTGACCCGCTCATGGACATCCAGTTCCCGGCAATTCCTGGCTGGGATGTTGCCGGGGTGGTGGAGTCGGTGGGAATTGACGCTCCGCACTTCCAGCCCGGCGATGAGGTGATCGCCTACGGCCGCAAGGACTTCGTCCACGGTGGCAGCTTCGCCGAGTACATTGCCTTGCCCGAACGGCTCCTGGCCCGCAAGCCAGAGAGCCTGAACTGGAACGAATCCGCTGGCCTGCCACTTGCCGGGTTGACTGCCTTCCAGGTCCTGAGGCGATTGGAACTCGCCGCCGGGGAGACCGTGCTGATCCACGGCGGTTCCGGAGGTGTCGGCTCACTCGGCATCCAGATCGCGAAGGCCCTCGGTGCGGAAGTCATCGCCACTGCTTCGGAGAAGAACCATGACTTCCTTCGGTCGCTGGGCGCCGAACCCGTTGCGTACGGTGAAGGGCTGGCGGGCCGGGTGCGGGAACTCTGCCCGGATGGTGTCGACGTCGTTGCGGACTTCGTGGGCGGCAACCTCTCAACAACCCTTGAGGTGCTGAAGGAGAATGGCCGGCATGCCTCCATTGCCGACAGCGATGTCGAAGAGCACGGGGGCACCTGGATGTGGGTCAACCCGGTGGGGGCGGACCTGCAAGAGCTCGCCGATCTGGTGGATGAGCGGAAACTCCAGGTTGAGGTAGCTGAAACCTTCCCGCTGGCTGATGCGGCGGACGCGTTCCGGCTCAACATGGATGGCCACACCCGCGGCAAGATCGTGGTCACCGTGGACGGGAACGATTGAGGCAACTTGCCTTCATTGGCCATCTTTGTGAGACTGAACTCCTCTGTTCCCCAGTGTTAGGCCGATGTTTTGACGGACATTCAAGGTTTCGCGACGCAAACCAAGCGCTGACACGCATCTGATGTCCTTCCGGGCCGATGGCAGCGCATTCGCTGAAATCACTGGAGTCCTGAAGCATCATGCCTATTGCAAAAAACCCGTCCATTACCCTGACCGACGTCAGCTTCCACTGGCCGGACGGTACCCCCGCTCTTACTGAAGTCTCCGGAACGTTCGGTACCGGCCGCACCGGCCTGGTGGGCGCCAATGGGGCCGGAAAATCAACGTTGCTCCGGCTCATTGCCGGTCTCCTCGCCCCGACACGTGGACACATCACCACCATCGGCGATGTCGGATACCTTCCACAAACGCTCACGCTGCTCACTAATTCCACCGTGGCTGACCTCCTCGGAATCGGCGCCAAGGTGATGGCCCTCAGGGCCATCGAATCCGGTGATGCATCGGTGGAAAACTTCGACGTGGTGGGCGATGACTGGGACATTGAGACGCGCGCCGACGAGGCCCTGCGCCACATCGGCTTCTCGTCCGCTGACCTGGACCGGAGCGTCGGCGGGATCTCGGGCGGCGAGGCCATGCTGGTCGCCATCGCGGGATTGAGGCTCCAGAGGACGGCGATCACGCTCCTGGACGAGCCCACGAATAATCTGGACCGCGAAGCGCGGGCCATGCTGTCCGGTCTTTTGTCCGGCTGGCCTGGCACGCTGGTGGTGGTCAGCCACGACCTCGCTTTGCTGGAACTGATGGACAACACAGCCGAACTGCACGGGGGAGAGCTCGCGGTCTTCGGCGGACCCTACAGCGCCTGGCGGTCCCACGTGGAGGAGCAGCAGGCCGCGGCAGTGCAGGCTGCCCAAGCCGCGAAACAGGCGGTGAAGGTTGAGAAGCGTCAGCGGCAGGAAGCCGAAGCGAAGCTGGCAAAGCGGGCGCGGACGGGCCAGAGCAGCTATGACAACAAAAAGGGCTCCAAGATCCTCATGAACCAGCGGGCCTCCGACGCCCAGGTGTCGGCCGGGAAGCTTCGTTCGGGTTCGGACAACAAAGTGGTCGCCGCCCAGGCGGCATTGGATGCGGCCTCCGCCAGGATCAGGGAAGAGGAGCGCATCAGCGTGGATCTTCCTGACCCGGACGTTCCACGCAGCCGCCGGATAGCGGAATTGCGGGGAACCAACCGCGCCTTCCTGATGGAAGGCCCGGAACGGGTGGCCATCATAGGCGCGAACGGGGTGGGAAAAACCACCTTGCTCGAACGTGTGGTTGCCGGCGAAGAAGGGCCGGCTGGTGGTCGGCTGCTGACGGAGCGGGCCGGCTACCTGCGGCAGCGGCTCGATGGCCTGGACGATGCTGCCACCACCTTGGAGAATGTGCAGACGGCTGCCCCGGACGTCCCCGCAGGTGAGATCAGAAATCAGCTGGCACGGTTCCTTCTCCGTGGCGACAGCGTCTATCGTCCCGTTCACACCCTTTCCGGGGGTGAGCGCTTCAGGGTGTCGCTGGCCAGGCTCCTTTTCGCCGATCCGCCGCCCCAGCTCCTGATTCTCGATGAGCCCACGAACAACCTCGACATCCAAAGCGTGGACCAGCTGGTGGCTGCGCTGAATGCTTACCGTGGCGCAGTTATCCTGGTCAGTCACGACGACGACTTCCTGGGCCGCCTGAACCTGGACGCCATGCTTCGCCTGGACCATGACGGTTCGCTCACCGAATTGCCTCCAGCGTAAGCGGACAGAACGACGGCGGCAGCCCGCCTTTGGTTCCTTCCGGAACCGCCGGGGAGCTGCCGCCGTCGTTCTTTAAGCAGTTGGCGCCTGAACGCTACTTGGCCAGGAAGCCGAGCAGGATCTCGTTGATCTCGGCGCCGTGCGTCCAAAGGAAGCCGTGGGGGGCGTCCTCGATCTCGACGTATTCCGCCGAGGGCAGGCGCTTGGTGAATTCGCGGCCGGTGGCGTCGATCGGGAGAATGCGGTCGCCGGTTCCGTGGACGATCAGGGACGGCACGGTGACCTTTTCGATGTCGGCACGGAAGTCGGTCAGCCAGGTGTCAACTACTGCGAACGATGCGTACCAGGACGAGCCGGCAGCGACGTTCCAGGAGTTGCGCAGTGCTTCTTCGCTGAGGCGGTTTCCGAGGAAGTTGTCCGTGTTGTAGAAGTCCTTGTAGAAGTTGCTGAACCAGGAGTACCGGTCTTCGATGGCGGCGTTGCGGATGCCGTCGAATACGGAGGAGGGAACGCCGGTGGGGTTGTCGTCGGTCTGGAGGAGGAACGGCTCGAGGGAGGCCAGGAAGACGGCCTTGGCCACGCGGGCCTCGCCGTAGGTGCCGATGTAGCGCCCGACTTCGCCGGTACCCATGGAGAAGCCCACCAGCACGGCATCCTGCAGGTCGAGGGTTTCCAGGACGGTGTTGAGGTCCGCTGCGAAGGTGTCGTAGTCGTAGCCGGTGGTGGTCTTGCTGGATTTGCCGAAGCCGCGGCGGTCGTAGGTGATGACGCGGTAGCCGGCGTTGAGGAGGGCGGCGGTCTGCTTCTCCCAGGAAGCGCCGTCAAGGGGATATCCGTGGATCAGGACGACGGGCTGGCCTGTGCCGTGGTCCTCGTAGTAGAGCTCGATGTCCGTGGTGTTTTCAGTTCCGACTTTGATGAAGCCCATGATTCTGTTTCCCTTTTCTCGAAGTAGAGAACGATCGTTCTCTCTCTAGGACAAATACTATAGAACGATCGTTCTCAATTCAAGTAGTATTGACCCATGGATATTTCCGAAGTCCGTCAACGCATCGTTGCGACAGCCGATGGGCTCTACAACGCCAAGGGCATCCAGTCCGTGGGCATGGACGAGCTGCGTACGGCCGCCGGTGTCTCCTTGAAGAAGCTGTACCAGGAATTTCCGTCCAAAAGCAGCATTGTGATGGCCGTACTGGAGCGCCGCCACGAGTCCTGGACCCAGGGGCTGGATGCAACGGTGAGCCAGGCCGCTGATCCGCGGGCCAAGCTGCTGGCCATTTTCGACTACCTCGCCGGATGGTTTTGCCAGGACTCGTTCCGCGGCTGCGGCTTCATCAACAGCTTCGCCGAGCTGGGCGCCGTCAGCCCTGAAGTGGCGGACTACGCACGAAAGCACAAGGAATCCTTCCAGGAGTACGTCGCAGGACTTGCGGCTGAAGCGGGCGCGCCGCGGTATCTGGCGCCGCAGCTTTCGATCCTGGCAGAGGGCGCACAGACGACGGCGGCCATCGCCGGATCGCCCGACGCTGCGGGACAAGCGCGGGAGGCAGCCGAAGTGCTGATCGATTCCGCTCTGAGTCGCGTTCCGTAACCTAAGTCCCGGCCATGGAAGACTGGAAACATGTCTTTTCGTCCCGCAAGGCCGCGCCCTACGTCCACTGCAGGCAGCAGCATCAGCTTGACACCGCCCCGCGAGCAAGCCCGCCACATCGCAATGAGGCTCGACGACGCGTGGCTGAGGCTGCAGACCCGCCTGGCCATCCGCCGTGGACGGGTGGAAACGGTCATCCCGTACACCGGTTACGGCAGCACGTCCTGGGTGAGGGTCCTGGCCAGGGTGGTCCGAAGTGATCCCCGGGACGCTGCCGGTCACGCGAACCCCTTGCAGGAGAGCATGCGCGGCTGGCGGAACTTCACCAGCGCCCCGGTGGCACATGCGGCCGTGCAGGTCACCATCGCCGGCGCCACCCATGACGTCGTGGCCGACCGTGGAGGCGTGGTGGACGCCCGTATCCCGGTGGCGCTGACGGCTGGATGGCACACCATTACCTTGAAATCCGGTGGCTCCAGAACGGTAGAGGCTCCCGTGGAAGTAGTGGCCGACGATGCCGACTTCGGAGTCGTGTCCGATATTGATGACACCGTGATGGTGACCGCTCTTCCGCGTCCCTTCCTGGCTGCCTGGAACACGTTCGTCCTCAACGAGCACGCCAGGACCCCAACGCCTGGCATGGCAGTGCTGTACGAGCGGATTGCACGCACCGCTCCATCTGCCCCGGTCTTGTACCTCTCCACCGGTGCCTGGAATGTTGCTCCTACGTTGTCCCGCTTCCTGTCCCGCAACCTGTACCCGGCCGGTCCCAAGCTCCTGACCGACTGGGGACCCACTCCCGACCGCTGGTTCCGCAGCGGCCAGGAGCACAAGAGGACATCGTTGGAACGCCTCGCTGAGGAATTCCCCAACATCAAATGGCTGCTTGTAGGTGATGACGGGCAGCATGACGAAGCCATCTACTCCGAATTCGCACAGCGCCACCCCGAAAACGTCCGGGCCATCGCCATTCGCCAGCTCTCCGCCGGTGAAGCTGTCCTGGCAGGTGGCCGGTCCAAGTCCGGTGGACAGCCGACCCCCGGCGTTCCCTGGATCTACGCCCCCGATGGTGCCGGGATGTCCGCGCAGTTGGAGGAACTGGGCATCATCAGGAACGAGGTCCGCTCCGCCGATGACCCCGAGGAAGGCGACGTTCTGTCCTGATCCGGCCGGCTTAGCCGGCTGTCGGGATCGGTGTACCCGCTTTACGCGGCGCTCCGACGGAACCCCGCTGGATGAGGCGCGCCACGAATTCAGGGCTGGGTGCTGCCGATTTGCGTCCTTCGATCTGCCGGATCAAGGCGGCCGCAGCGGCGGCTCCCATGTCATAAACGGGCTGGGCGATAACCGTAAGCGGCGGCGTGGTCAGGCGGGTCCAGGCGAAGTCGTCGTACATCAGGAACGAGACGTCGCGGGGGATGACCAGCCCGGCTTCCTGGATGGCTTCCACCACGCCCAAGGCGATCAGGCCGTCGGAGGCGATGATCGCCGTCGCGCCGTCCGGTCCCGTCAACAGCCCGCGGGTGATCCGCTTTACCGACTCACCGTCTCCGGCGTTGAGCCTGACGAGGTCCGTTGGGAAGGGGAGTCCCTCTTCTTCGAAGGCGCGTCGGATGCCCTCCAAACGGTCCGAAATTTGGGAAGACCCAAGCTTCATCCCTTCCGTGTAGGGGTGGCCCGAGGTCAGGGTGGAGACGAAGGCAATGCGCTGGTGGCCTGCCCGGATCAGGTGCTTGGTGGATTCGTAGGAGATGCCACCCATGTCCACCGCGAACGTTTCCGCGTCCAGGCCCTCGGCAGCACGGTCAAGGAGTACCAGCGGCCGTCCGGACTCCTCAACCTGTTGCAGGTGTGAGGTATCGACGGAGGAAGCAGGGGCGACGATCAACCCGTCCACACGCTTGTCCAGCAGCACCCTGACGGCGTCCACTTCCGCCGCTCTTTCCTCGTCTGTGTTGATGAGGATGACGTTGAATCCACTCTTTTTTGCGGTGTCTGTGATACCCCGCGTTGCCAGCCCGAAATGGGGGTTCTCGATATCGCCAACCACCACCCCGATGGTGTTCGATTTGCCGGTGTTCATGCTGCGGGCGAGCTCATTGGGGCGGTACTCAAGTTCTTCGGCGGCAGCCAGAACCCGTTCGCGGACGTCGTCGCTCACTGCCCCGTAATTGCCCAGGGCGCGGGCCGCCTGCGCTTTGGAAACTTTTGCGGCCTTGGCGACGTCGGCAACCGTCACGTCCCGCCGTCGGGATCCCTCAGTGCTCATTTTCACCTTTCAGGGTGGGTGTTGACGCGGCTTTGTGAGTTCCGCTACATTTCTTATCAATCGATGTGAGTCCGGTCTCAATCCTAGGGGCTGAGACCGGACTCAACAAGACTCATCATCGAGAAATCACTCTCAGCGGCTCCTGACAGCACCGCTTTCCCTCCCACGATTGGACAACGCTGTGATCAAACTGAACTTCCGCCCTGCAGCCCTCGCAGCAGCAGCCGTGGCGGCACTCCTCGCCCTGTCAGGCTGCGGCGGCGCCTCCGCAAGCAGCTCGCCCTCAGCCGAGAACCCCTACGGCCTCATCCAACCGGGCACCATTCGCGTTGCCAGCCTGGGCGACTCGAAGCCTTCTACCTTCACCGACGGCTCCGGGAACTTCACTGGCTTCGATGTTGAACTTTTCAAGGACGTGGCCCACCGTGCCGGCGTGGACAACGTTGTCTTCACCGGCCAGGACTTCTCCGGCCTTCTGGCCGCCGTGGCCAACGGACAGTTCGACGTCGGCGTGGCCGCCATCGGCATCACGGACAAGCGCAAGGAAACCGTGGACTTCTCCGACGGATACCTCGCCGGCTATCTGACGGTGATCACCACCAAGGACTCCGGCATCAAAGATGTGGACGGACTCAACGGCAAGCGTCTGGGCGTCGTCCAAGGCACCCTCCAGGAAGCCTATGCGGTGAAGAACTTCACCTCAGCCCAGCTCGTGCGCTTCCCGGACAACAACACCGCCATCGCGGCCGTCAACAGCGGTTCCGTGGACGCACACTTCCTGGACTACGAGGCCGCCAAGGCATACCAGGAGCAATTCGGCTTGGTCAGTGCCGCAGACATCCCCTCTTTTGACGCGCCGGCAGGATTCGCAATTGCCAAGAACAAGCCTGCGTTCAAGGACGCCCTGAACAAGGGCCTTGCCGAAGCAATGGAGGACGGTACCTGGAAGAAGCTCTACCAGAAGTGGTTCCCGGGCTCACCGATGCCCGAGCAGTACCTCCCCAAGGCCGAGCAGACTTCCAGCCCGTCTCCTACGGCCAGTAAGTAAGCAGAGCAGCAAGTAAGCCGCCCCGAACAACAACCAACGTCTGAGAGCACCCAATGGATTGGCTCAATACCATCAGCCGCACGTTCTTCGACTTTGACTCGATGGTCGAAGTACTGCCCCAACTCCTGGGAGTTGGCCTCCTCAACACCCTCATCATCTCCATCGCAGCAACCATCCTCGGCGTAGTGATGGGCATGGTGGTGGCGGTCATGGGCATCTCCCGCTCCAAGTGGCTGCGCATCCCGGCGCGGATCTACACGGATCTCTTCCGCGGGCTGCCCGCCATCCTCACCATCCTGCTGATCGGCCAGGGATTTGCCAGGCTGAGCCAATCGGTTTTCGGCCCCTCGCCCTATCCGCTGGGAATCATTGCGCTGAGCCTCATCGCCAGCGCCTACATCGGAGAAATCTTCCGTGCAGGCATCCTCAGCGTGGACAAGGGGCAAGGTGAAGCGTGCAGGGCCCTGGGCATGAGCTACGCCAAGTCCATGGCCCTGGTGGTCGTGCCGCAGGGCGTCCGCCGGGTGCTCCCAGCGTTGGTGAACCAGTTCATCGCGATCGTCAAGGATTCGTCCCTGGTGTACTTCCTCGGTCTGCTGGTCAGCGAACGCGAGCTCTTCAGGGTGGGCCAGGACGCCGCAGTATTGTCGGGCAACCTCTCGCCCCTGGTCATGGCAGGCATCTTCTACCTGGTCATCACCGTTCCGCTGACCCACCTGGTCAACTACTTCGACAACAAGTTCCGGACCGGCCGCCGTCGTCCTTCGGCCCCCACCAGCGGCCTGAAGGAAGTCAAGGAACTCGATGCGGCGTCGCCGCTCATCACCGGGAGCAACACGTGAACCTTACAAGCAGCAGCACCAACGCCAGCAGCACCAGCGCCAGCAAGGCGCCCGACGTCGAAAAGTTCAACGGTTCCAGCCTGGAACTGCGGAACCTGACCATGGCCTACGGGGACGTAAACGTACTCCGCAACGTCAGCCTCACAGTGGCACCCGGAACCACCACCTGCATCATCGGCCCCTCCGGTTCGGGCAAGTCCACGCTCCTGCGCGGCGTCAACCGCTTGCACGAACCAAAGAGTGGTGATGTCCTGCTGGCCGGCGAAAGTGCCCTCAAGGTCAAACCGGATATCCTGCGGGCACGCATCGGCATGGTCTTCCAGCACTTCAACCTTTTCCCGGACCACACCGCCCTGGAAAACGTGGCACTGGCCCTGTGGAGCGTCAAAGGAATGTCCAAAGCCGAGGCCAGGGAACGGGCCCGGCGCCGCCTTGCCGAGGTCGGTCTCGCTGAGCGCGCCGATCATCGGCCCAGGGACCTTTCCGGCGGCCAGCAGCAGCGTGTCGCCATCGCACGGGCACTGGCCATGGAACCGGAAGTCATGCTCTTCGATGAAGCCACCAGTGCACTGGACCCGGAACTGGTCAAGGGTGTCCTCAACCTCATGGCCGGCCTGGGGCGCCGCGGCATGACCATGCTGGTGGTCACCCACGAGATGGGCTTTGCCAGGAAGGTAGCGGACCAGGTGGTGTTCATGGACGAAGGCGAGGTTGTCGAAATAGGCACGCCCACCGAACTCTTCGACAACCCCCGCAGCGAACGCCTGCAGCGCTTCCTTTCGGAAGTCCTCTGATGGGCGCCCTGCCAGCGGCGCCCATCCGGACCGCCGTCGTCGGGTTTGGCGTCTCCGGCAGCGTGTTCCATGCCCCGCTGATCCACGCCGACCCGGACTATTCGCTGGAGGTCATTGTCACCTCGGACCCCC
Proteins encoded:
- a CDS encoding NADP-dependent oxidoreductase; this translates as MKAITYSKYGNPDVLEITEQPMPKVGPGMVLVKVKTASVNPVDWKIMAGYLDPLMDIQFPAIPGWDVAGVVESVGIDAPHFQPGDEVIAYGRKDFVHGGSFAEYIALPERLLARKPESLNWNESAGLPLAGLTAFQVLRRLELAAGETVLIHGGSGGVGSLGIQIAKALGAEVIATASEKNHDFLRSLGAEPVAYGEGLAGRVRELCPDGVDVVADFVGGNLSTTLEVLKENGRHASIADSDVEEHGGTWMWVNPVGADLQELADLVDERKLQVEVAETFPLADAADAFRLNMDGHTRGKIVVTVDGND
- a CDS encoding MFS transporter, giving the protein MTTETADGVGFRSKRGPILIALMLSTGLVAIDSTIVATAVPSIVEDIGGFSSFPWLFSAYLLAQAVSVPIYAKLSDMLGRKPLILSGIGLFLLGSILCGLAWSMPALIAFRVLQGLGAGAVQPVSITIAGDIYTLAERAKVQGYLASVWAISSVVGPTLGGVFASLGIWRWIFLINIPLCFLAGWMLVRTFHENVERAKHRIDYLGASLLTVSLSLLILGALEGGQAWAWNSPVSIAVFAVGALLFGAFVLAERRAAEPILPAWVVSRRLLATTALISFGVGAVMLGLTSYVPTFLEGALKTSPILAGLALAALTLGWPISASQAGRFYLRIGFKRTALIGISISVAGAAVLAFTASSPNVVWVALSCFVVGLGLGLVATPSLIAAQSSVEWNERGVVTGTNLFARSIGSALGVAVFGAIANAIYAGGPSGGADPQTTVNASGAVFVAVLISAVLTVVAVIAMPGAKRTDTNTPADAKATSGAVED
- a CDS encoding SMP-30/gluconolactonase/LRE family protein, which produces MDELITGTLDKLFEGTVWAEGPVWIPGSQTVRWSDIPNNRILEFSPTTGATREYATGVEYTNGRTLDHDGSVVQCSHGRRRVERDHDGDVTPIVDSFGEHRLNSPNDVVVAGDGTVWFTDPPYGILPGTVEGHEGDQEYGGCYVFRFDPATGELRPVITDLVHPNGLAFSPDESLLYVSDTAGPSHGVPLRMAVYPVKDGACGSGTTFVELEDDRASDGFRVDVEGRLWTSAGASVRVYAPDGGLLAAVELPERVSNLCFGGPDGHDLYITATSSLYRLRTATRDAVWAR
- a CDS encoding DUF6480 family protein, with translation MSGPNPDPYEDKITGLEPGGGVPPGETPPGESSTAGPQGHDEGGPRKGSQILWMSVIGVFVLLSMLYFIGYIVGFFD
- a CDS encoding tetratricopeptide repeat protein, producing the protein MEATASAPDNADLHGQLSRVFASAKDWKAALESAQRALDLEPEEPWWWLRLSGALVGNGDLQNAEAAIRWGLNIAGGEWIPGLYMLGCILYDQAGPEQLAEAEQLFVKVVELSPENADYRYMLANALIAREKGLAAEQQIEAGLEIDPFHTNLLLMRATNPSRPADGRVESLLGVLQLNPNEARARASLESEYFRIRVRRHTAWWLLAVADAALLLWVPQVFYVLLVPFLWVSLFFVALVNSDARKALPKGYARRMDRKYAAATWTGRLSIAAALCVPIVVLALYGEHGSVAANIVVSILLVASAVVYSVYRWLVIRARHTSLSPEREPTELRNLLAAADGTNGAWYVLFIAFALTRLGFHGPQPAATGVLLLTAGLGSAWWWIAWNMVLPPHKLARDTNGGTRRAWQLALMTLLVLGMIVAGVVIVASHDFVVIPNYSRP